Part of the Tenacibaculum sp. SZ-18 genome, TTCTTGTGAAGAAAAATATCATTGGAAAAACTAGACCTAATAATATCAATAAACTGAAATATTTAAGTAGTTCTTTATAATGAGCAACTTCATAAAAAGCATATAATAACACAATAGAAATAGCAACAATTACTGGATTCGAAAAATCTTCTTTCATTGCTTTAGAGAATCTTTTTCTGACTTTCTTAGAAATGCTGTTGTGATGATCTTTAATTATTTCTTCAAAATTACTACCGTTAAAATTTTCCTTCCAACCCATTATTTTGAAAACTTCAAACACCCTTTTTTTAAAGTTTAAGTTTGAATCTGATTGCTGTTCAAGTTCAGAGACTATATGATCTAACATTTCGATTCGAACGTCCCAGAATTTAACGCCATTATCGTATAATATATCATCGATATATTTTATTTGTTCTTTACTCAACTCCATAGCTTATTGAATTAAAAAATTATATTTCTGTTCAATTATTTTTTTTTGATTAAAAAAGTGAAAATTGATAAGTGAAATGCCAATAAGAGAAATCAAAAATAAGTACATCATTGTTGTAGAGTAATTTCCTTTATATAGTACATTAGAAATATTAGGGAAGTTTAAAGGAAGAATCACTAAGAAAGAATTTAGAACTGTGTAGAATTTTACAAATTTTACGTTTGCAAATTTCTTTCCGAAAGTTCTAAGCTTTAATAGAATGAATAGATAACTTCCAATTAGAAGCATAAATAAGGCTATACTTATTTCCTTGAGATATAGATTTCCAAATTGAATACATAAGAAGATCAAAATAGAAATCGGCAATAGAATTTTTGGTTTTGATGTTAGTTTGAAGATACCTTTGCATAAATTCTTTGTGTAGAACCAGTTCAACTTTTTTACTTGACTTTTATATTTAATTTCAAACTCTTTTTTTCGACTTAACATGTATTTTAAAAATGATGTTTGAAAACCATCATCTTTAAAAAACGCATTAATATCTTTCACATTATCTTCTATTTCTGAAGCAATATGATCCACCATTTCAAAACGAATATCAATGTACTCAACACCAATAGCTTCAAGAAATGAATCTATTTTTTTAATCTGTTCTTTATTCAGTTCCATAGTTGTTATTCTATACTAAATTTAGGATTTACTAAATGTTGCATTGTGTTTAAAAACTCTTGCATTTGTGCTAACCGATTAACGGTTTCTTTAGTTCCTGTTTCAGTTAGTTTATAATATTTTCTTAAGCGATTCCCCACCTTTGCAACTTCAACATCTAACAGTCCTTCTGCTTCTAATTTGTGTAATGCAGGATATAAGGCTCCTTCTGTAATGTGCAATTCTCCCTTAGTCAATTCCTTTACTTTTTGAGTAATTTCATAACCATACATTTTATCATTTTCTGCTAATAGTTTTAAAATGATCGTTTGTAAAGAACCTTTGTATAATTTTTGATTTCCCATGCCCTACTTTTTAATACCTAAGTTTTTTAGGTATGCAAATATACATAATTTTCTTATACATAAAAATCTTATGTATGTTATTATCATATGAGTTTAACTTTAAATCTTCTTTTCTTTCCGTATTTTTGTGTTTAAATTTTTTAGAATGAGTCAATTTCACAAACTGAAGATTAAAGAAGTAATCAGAGAAACTAAAGCGGCTGTTTCCTTAGTTTTTGATATACCAGCAAAATTAGCATCAGAGTTTTCTTTTGTTGCTGGACAATACATTACCTTAAAGGCTATTATAAAAGGAGAAGAAGTTCGAAGAGCATATTCTTTATGTTCTGCTCCGAAGAGCAACACAGTTAAGGTAGCTGTAAAAGCTGTAGAAAATGGAACTTTCTCCGTTTATGCAAATGAAAAGTTACAAGCAGGAGACGAGTTAGAAGTTTCCTCTCCAGAAGGAAAGTTTATTTTACAACCAGAATCAGCAAAAAACTATTTAGGGTTTACAGCAGGAAGCGGAATTACTCCTGTTTTATCAATGGTAAAGTCTGTTTTAGAAAGTAACGATTCTGCAACTTTTACATTAGTTTATGGTAATAAAACCATTGCAGATACTATTTTTTATGCTGAATTGAATGAATTAAAATCGAAGTATGATTCAAGGTTCAATTTAAGTTATGTTTTCAGTAGAGAAAATGTCGAGAATACAGTTTTTGGAAGGATTGATAAAGCTCATGTAAATTACTTCATAAAGAATATTTACAAAGACATAAAGTTTGACAGCGCATATTTATGTGGACCTGAAGAAATGATAAATGTAGCGTCGGAAACTTTATCAGTAAATGGATTTGATAAAGATTCTATTTTATTTGAGTTGTTTACTTCTTCAATTGATGAGGAAGCGGCTAATCAAGTAAAAGACGGACAAACTCAAGTTGATGTTTTACTAGATGGAGAAACGGTTTCTTTTACCATGCCTCAAGACAAAGATATTTTATCAGAAAGTTTACGTAATGATGTAGACGCCCCTTATTCTTGTCAAGGTGGAGTTTGTAGTAGTTGTATTGCCATTGTTACGGAAGGAAAAGCAGTAATGGTAAAAAATCAAATTTTAACCGATGCTGAATTAGAAGAAGGATATATATTAACTTGCCAAGCGCACCCAACAACACCAAAAATTACTGTTGATTTTGATGATGTATAAATTGCTATAAATTATGAGTTTATTGGACTATAAGGATGCTTTTTTAGTCGGACTTTTTATGTCTTTTATGATTGGTCCTGTTTTTTTTATGTTGCTAAAAACAAGTGTTCTTAAAGGTTTTAGAGCTGCTATTGCTTTTGATATCGGCGTAATTCTAGGAGATATTGTGTTTATTAGTATTGCTTATTATGGAAGTAGAAACTTACTAGAAAAAATTAAAGACGATCCGAGATTGTTTTTTATCGGTGGTTTAATTCTCATTGTTTACGGATTAATTACATATTTAGATAAGAGCAATAAAAAAGAGTTGGATCAGTCTAGTATTGAAGTTGCGAAAGGTAACAACTATTTCAAATTATTCTTAAACGGCTTCTTTCTAAACTTTATTAATATCGGTGTTTTAGCAGGCTGGTTGGGAATTATGGTAGTTGTAGGTCCTAGTTTAAATATGAATCCAACCTCTATTTTTTGGTATTTTACATTGGTGATTATTGGTTATTTTATGACAGACGTAGTTAAGATATTACTAGCAAAACAATTACGATCTAAGTTAACCCCATTAGTAATTTATAGAGTTAAAAGAGGTATGGGAGTGTTATTAATTGCATTCGGAGCTTTAATGATGCTAAAAGGTTTTGTTCCTAAAGAGAAGTTTGATGAAATAATGGATAAAGTGGAAATTACAAGAAGTAAGTAATTATTAATCGTCAAAATAGTATACATAAGACAGTTTAAAAAAAGGAGAAATATTACTATTTCTTCTTTTTTATTTTAGTATTGTAACTGAATCGCGAACAAGAAACTTCTGAATTTAAGAATAGTTTGTTGCTAACATTATTTAGATGAAAAGAAATATTGTTTCAATCTTTTCTGTGCGTATTTTAAATATTTTTTCATGGCTCTTAGGATGTCTTCATTTTACAGATTTTTAAAAAGAGATTACTTCTCTCTTTCAAAACAATTGAGATAATTAGTAATTGAGGACTATAAATATGGATTCAGTACCTCCAATTATTAATTGGATGTGATATTACACTAAAATCTGCATGGCATAGAATTAAAATCAATACAAAAGCGATCAAAATTTTTTCAATTTCTGTCCGGTGAATTCCCATGTCTTTGAATATTTATGCCGCTTCTGTTTTACGGTATAGAATAAAATTTATTTATCTGGAAACTCTTTACTCCACATGAAGCTTGTTTCAAGAATATATTTGAATTCACAAATAGAATCAGGATAGGAGTTAACAACTTGATGTATTAATTTTTCAAGGTTATCTTCTATTTTATCTGTTGTTAAATAGATATGCGGAATTACAGCAACAGCATTATTTGCTATTCCTCAACCACTAAATGGAGAGAATTCATTAACATGATAATTTTTTCTTACACTTGATTTCTTGTCGATATAAATAAAAAGAGCAATTACAATTGAGAGGAATAAAAAAAGCTAAAAATTATTTCTTTTGATGTGATATAGAAATATTTCAACATATAAAATGGGTTAAAATAGCGCTGCATATCTTACATTTATGATAATATATAAAACAATTAAATGAATTTTAATATTTCTAAAGTTAGGTTGTTTTAGTATACAGAAACTACTTGTAATATTTAGTAGTGTGAGTGAGTTAAAATATAATATATACTATAATTAGTATAAAATACAATACTTGCCGAAAGTATAAGTAAAGTAGAAAGTAGATAAAATGTGAGTTGTTGTCATTTGAAAAGACACTTAACGGTGAATAGAAATACTATGGTTACAAAAGTATTGGAGATGTAATATCCAGTAAATGTTGCACTAATTTTGTGGTAAAGAAGTGAATAAAGTATATAAATCAATAATAACCAATGGTGCGATAGGCATTGATGGTTATTGTCCTAGCAGATAATATATCATTTCATGAATCCGCCATGGTTGCAGGATAAGGATAAGTCACGGAAAGAATGATGTATTACAAAACAAAAGCACCCATCATTGTGAGTAATTCATATAGCTGTTCTTTTTGCCAGATATAAGAATTTTGAAACTTAGAATTTTTAATCGGGATTGATTTACGAAGCTTACTTATAAATTACCTTTCCACAAATATTTAGTTATTATTTCTAAAATGAGTCTATTTTAAAAGGGTAGTTTCAAATTATTTTACAGGAAACTAAGTTTACAAATTGACACTTATGATGTTTATTGTTGTCAAAATCCAAATAGCCTTTTTATCTTCATACAAGAAAATGTTAACGGCTATTTGGATATACTATGAAATAATTTATTATAAGCTATTTAGTTCAATTACTTCAAAATTACGAGCATCAAAGTAGTCATCTACACCATGGTCTGTATTGATGATAATACCGCCAAGTAGTGTAACTTTATCAACGTTGAATTCATTTTTACATGTTTTAAGGTATTCATGAATCTTTTTATCTATAATTTCATAAGTGGCTTCTGTAATTGCTTTAGAAGGATTGTCACTTGCTAAAATTTCCTCTCTAAATGGTAAGAGACTTTCCTCCAACTTCATTTGTTGATAATCGTCATCGCTAAGAACAGGTGCATAATTTTTATTTTCCAGTCGGCTTAAAGCAAGCATCAGTGCACCGCAGGAATTACCCGTATTCTCCATTCGAGGTCTATACATTTTACCGAGATCGCCCTCTAAAGTAATTCCAATATGAGGTCCGTAAAAAATAAAAGCACTTCCGTTGTCAGGAATATGATGAGCAAAAGCGGTCATTCCTGTTTGACCAACAAATGGAATACCGCCAAGACCTCCCATTACGAAAGGACCGAATAAAACATTAAAAAAGGTTGTCGAAGGAACATTTATATCGTCGGAGCAAACCGAAGTTGCCATTAATACTTTTGAAATATCCAGTTGATGTTCAATTTGCATTTTTCCTAAATAATGAATGGATGTATCCTTCGCGTCTTTTGCATTTGGAAATTCTTGTTTTACTACTTCGTCAAATTTTCTTTGTAACATAATTCGATTGATTTTTTTTATGATGTAATTTTTGTTTTGTCTTATAAAGTTAAGTTTATTTTTTAACGCTACAAAGTTGCGTTAATTTTTAATACACAGAATCTGCTTAAATAGTTATAAAATATGTCATTATGAACTTTTTAAAAGTAGAGTTACTATGAATAGAACTAACGATTATCATACAATTGTAGGTTACTTATTGATTACATATTTATTGTAAATAATTATCGGATATAAATCATCTAAGTTTCTTTTAGATCGCTCAAATAGTCCAAAGGTTACATTATTTTGATTTTTTGAATTGCATTCTTGCAGATTCAAATAAGTACACATTACAAAACTTTTACCCGAGACAATATATTTTGTGGGGTTGCTAGAGGTGTTTGCATTAAAATCTCCAGCAGGGCCATGAACAAATTTTTCAATTTTCGAATTGCTCCTTTTTTTTATATTCTTAATTTTTTGGATTATCAAAAGAATATAAGTTCCATTTTTAAAAAACATCTAGTTTTTATTACCACAAGAAATCATTTTCTAAAACAGAAAAGTTAATTCAAGAATACTTCGAATTTTTCAAGTTTTTATATTGATTCAAAATGATGAAAATTCCAACTATAAAGAGGATTAAACCTTCGATTAAATTTGAGGCTCTAAATCCTTTTTTAAATACAGTAAAGCAAGTATTAAAAAAAGTCTTTGTAACAGTAGAGTAGTAAGAACTTGAAATACGCAAGCCGATTGTTAAGAAGAAAAGTATCATAAAGTTTATCCAGTGAATATTCTTTTTATGATTTAAAATATAAAATGAAATTAACAATAAAAAAAGTACTAGAAGTGACACCCACGCCTCGTAGAATAAAATGATTTCAATTCCAATTTCATTTTCTATTTCATACTTTTCAGGTTCACTACTCAAGGCAGCTTCAATATTTTTAAAATAGTATGAATAATAAATTCTTGTCACACCTAATCGTACCAGAGTCAAAGCGAGGATTTGAATTATGATAAGTGGTACGTTTATTTTTTTAATCAAATTGATGTTTGCTTCGTTTTCAGTAGAATAGTTTTATTTCATGATTTCATCCAATTCATCATTAAAGTTTTACTTTTTTATTTTCTATCGTTTTTTAAGAGATCAATTTCTTGCTTTGCATATTCTTTAGCGTAAGCATCACCGAATTCAGCTGTTTTCTCGTAGTATAAAATCGCTTTTTCTTTATCTCCTTTAAGTTTATATGCTTGAGCTATGTTGCCTAGAACAATATAATCTTTTGGGTTTATTTTTTCTGCTTTAAATAGAGGTTCCAGTGCCTTATCATACTCATCTTTTAATAAATAGGTAATTGATAAATTAGAAAGACTTTCAATGTGGTTTGGATGATAACTTAAGACTTTGTTCGCAATTGCTCTCATTTTTAGAAGTAGTTCATCTTTTCCTGTATTGTATAATTGAAGTTGATAATTTTGAATATCCAGAAGAAATCCTTTGACATCGCTACCATACTTTTCATTGTTTGTCCAGGTCCAATGGTTATTGTTTTTAGATGATTGCTCAATTGTTTCAATAATTTCATCGGTAAAATTGTCCCAATCTTCAACTTGTCCAAAAGCATAAATTTTACCAAATCGCATGTCTAATCTGTTTGGAAATAATTTAATTCCTTGATTAATTTTCTCGATTCCTTTTTGAAGTATTTCCTGATTATAAATTATTCGGTCACCAATAAACCCAACATTTTGATTTGAACTATCTTGAATGACCAAGCTTTCTCCATTTGGTTGATCGTTAGTTAAAGCCAGAACCTGTTCTCTAGATTTAGAAAAATAATAATTAAAATAACTCGTATACAATTCAGCATCTTTTGGGTTTTGTTTTTCCCAAGATTTCAAGGTCTTTAATTGATTAACGGTGTCTTGTACTTTGAAATATTCATCGAATTCAAGTTGATGATTTTGACTATTTCCGAAAATTGAGATCAGAGTTATAACCAGTAGGAAAAATACTTTTTTCATTTTTTTATGAGCAATTTTTAATAACAAACAGGTGCTTGTTTTTTGATTATTATACTCCAAAAATAAGTAAACTAAAGATATATTAAAAAAGGATATATTATTTAAAAATTGAATTTTAATTTTATAAGAATTTGACGAGGTCGTAATTCATAAGAACTTGTAGTGTACGAAAAATTATTATTAAATAAAGATATGAATCTTTTCGTGTTTAAAAGATTATTTAAACTGGATTCGAGCTCTATTTTTCCTTTTTTAAATGAAGTTCCATATGTTAAATTTAAAAAGTAATTTTCCTTAGTATGACCAATGAAAATGTTTTTATAGTATTCTAAATCAACAACCATGAACTGACTTGAAGTAGGATAGAAATTCAAGTTTACGAAATGTTCCTGATTAATTATATGATCAAATGATTGTTGATTGTTGAATTGAATATTTGTTATAGCAATTCGATTTTTATTTTCAATACTAAACCAATCAAATAGTTCGGTTTCTAATTTAGAATTAAGCTCCAAACTCTTAGATTTAACATCCGTTAATGAACTATTTAATATTTGATTTTCATTGATTATTGATGAGGAAGCACCTAGACCAATTGTAGTTTTTATTTTATTGAAATATTTATTTCCTCTAACATTAATGCTGTGTTTATGTTTTGTGTTATTTTGTTCTAATAGGCTAAAGTTGTTAGCTCCATTTGTGTCGATTTCATTAAATAAGATTAAATTCTGGTAGATATTAGTGTAAGAATAAAATCCATTAAAAAATAATGACTTTAGAGGGTTACGATATGAAAGACCAAAAAGGGATTTAACAGTATTATTTTGTTGAATCGGGTTTTCAAATCGTCTGATATTTCTGTAGCTATTTAATATATATCCATAGTATAATTGGTTTATTTCCCCAAACGAGTTTTTTACTTTTGTTGAAGCCGTTGCTCTCCAGTAATTGTTGATATCTTTTCTAACTGATAGTTTGGGTTCGAATGTTAGTCTTCTTAAGTTTTCTTTACTTTTTAAAAGATTATCTAGTCTATTAAAGCTTTGAAAGCTTAATGGAATATCTAAATCAATTCTCCAATCATTAATTTTATATTGGGTTTTAAGCTCAGTAAAGATCACAGATTTATCAAAAGTTAATTCATTTGTGTTTAAAACATTTGGTGTGTCGTCTGTAATTAAAATTCGGCTATCTAGTTCTTGATTATGAATGGTAAATCCACCTTTTGTTATTAACGTCAAGTTTTTAAAACCTTTTGTGAAACTTAAAGAGTTGTTTGTGTAAAAATTGGAATGTTTTACAACTTGATTAAGCTCATCATATGGTTCGTCTGCATTTAGTAAATTTTCAAATTGACTTTGATTGAATGAAAAGGTTTGGTTTGAAGTTGAATAATTGACAGTTGAGTTAAAAGTAAAGATTTGTTTTCCAAAAGGTGCAATTACTTTTAGTTTATTGTTAAAAGAAGTGTAGGGAATTTCAGCTTTTTGAGTGAAACTTTGAGAGTTTAGGTTTGTTGAACCTATTTGGAAATCCCAATATTTTTTAAAATCCAAGGTGTTTTTAAAGTAATTTTTTGCAGTATTTTTTGTGAGAACAAATTTACTATCTAAAGAATTAAAGTATAGTTTATTTGTTGTTTTTTCAGTTAAATTTACCGTTTCAGTTGGAGTAAAAAAAGTTGTTTGAGTCGCACCAATTTGTTGTTGGTAATCATTTAAATACGATAAATTTATTTTAAGATCGACATCTTTTTTTAATCTAATCAAATAATTGTTTGAAAGTAAATGTACATTGTTATTTAACCACCTTTCTTTAGAGAATCTTGGTTCAGAAAGTTCATTAATAGTAGCCCAATTTTTTTTATCACTGTCAAACTCGAGTTTTTCGAATAATTCCTCAAGTGTTAAGTTTTTAATTTGTGTTGAAATATCATTTCCAGTATTATTAGTTTGGTAAGAACTTATCATTTGCTGCTTTTTAGTGAAAAGCATAGGGGTAATATTAACATCCCATAGAAAGGGAGAAGTACCAAAACCAATTCTTGAAGTTCCGGTTAAGGTAATATTATTCTTTAATTTTATATTAAGTGATGTTTTATCAGAATAGACCAAACTATCTAGAAGTTTAATAGGTTGATGATTTTCTAATATTTGAACTTTTGATACTACATTTGCAGGCAAATTTTCGTTTGCTAAGTTGTATTTACCTTCTAATAAATCTAATCCTTCAATGTAATATTTTTGAATAGGTTTTCCTTGATACAATATTTTACCATCATTTAAAACCTCTATGCCTGGCATTCTTTTTAAAACATCCGCAATAACCTGATCTTTTTGATCTTTAAATAAACTTACAGAATAACTTAAAGTATCTCCTTTTTGGATTATTGGTTTATTCTTAATAACAATTTCTTTTAGTTTTTCTGAAGATTCACTCAATGCAAAATCAATAATTTGCTTGTTGTCGGAAATAATTTTCGACTGTTTTGAATAACCAATAAATGATGCCTTAATAAACAATTTACCTGAAGTAGTAGATAAGTTTATTGAATATTTACCGCTATTGTCAGTTATTGCATATGCTAAGATAGTTTCTTCATTTTCCTTAGTAATAACTACTGTTGCACCTTGAAGAGGAATTAGTTTTAGATCGGTTACTATTCCGTTAATACTCGTCTGTGAAAGAACAGTTAAAGAAATGAAATATATTAAAACTAATGATCTAAATACCATGCATCACCTAATTCAATGGGATTGTTTCTTTTTTTATTTCTTTCCTTTACTTTCTTTACATGCTTTTTGTCTAAGGTAAATCCAGACTGTGAAATTTTCGTAACTATGTTGTCTTTAAATTCTTTTTGTTTTTTAAAGAATGTTTTCTTATTAGTGATATATAATCGTTTATTAGGTATAAGATTTGGGTATGGTTGATTTACTTTAGACTGAGAAACTAGTTCAAAAATATAATGTTTTTTTGAATCTGAAATTTTGACAATTAACCCAGGAAGTCCACTAAATTTATACGGTCCATCCGAAATCGGAATTTCATTGGTAAACCAGGCGTCATAGTATCTCCCAGAAAAATATGTAACGGCTTTCTGACATTTTAAGCCATTTATTTTTGTTGTATGTGATGTAATTTTCCACTTAATCGCCTTTTTAGATTCCGTATACTTAAAATTATCTAAAAAAATTTCATTGTATACGGTAATACTATCTTTTGAAAAATCTTTTAAAATTTTATAATAAAATTTAGTTTTAGGATATTCTAATGGGTCTAAAGAGATATTTCCTTTTCTTTCTTCTATAACTAAAGAGTCATTAAGAAAGTTATTTCTACTGATAAATAATGATCGTTCTCCATTTCTAAAAAGAATCATCTGTTCACTTAGTTTAGTATCAACATCTTTATTATTTGGTTGATATGTCAAGTTGTAAACAAACTTATATGTGAAAATGTGCTGATTTTGTGAATTTATCTTTATTGTAAGTAAAATAAGGGATAAGTAGAATAAATTTTTAAACATTGAATGAGAGAATTTAATATTATTTATTGATAACCTACCCTTATAAAAAGGATAGGTTATTTTTAGATTAATCACAGAAATGAGCTTCTGCTTTTTTAATAATTTCCTTAACTTCTTCTTTAGTGTCAGCACATGCAACACCTGATTTTCCACAAGAAAGTGTAGCTCTTTCACACTCGATAAGATCGATTTTCACTTCCTTATTTTCTTTCTTTGAGTTGTTAAAAGCGAAACTGAACGCAACCGCCGAAGCAAATGCTAATGTTAAAATTTTGTTTTTCATAATTAAAAAAAAATTAAATACCCCATTGTAGTCTTGGGCTGTTATTTTTTCGACTTTTTTTAGTTTCCACTTTAACTATTAAGTGTGAGAAGAACTTCTTTTCCTTTGCAATTATTCCGTAAGTCGGAAGACCATAAATTTACTCTACATCCATAGCTCTCGTGGGTACTAGTTTTTTGTGTTTAAAAGTCACTATAGGATAATGAAAGAGTTTCATTATGGAAATCTAACAGAATAGAACAGCAACTTTTTTCTTTTAGCTAAAGTAGCTGTTTTTTCAACTATTTATTACTTCAAAATAAATATTTTTTCCATTAATGTTCTAAGTTTTGGATAAATGTCTAGTTAGTAGGGGTTTATTTTTGAGAATTTATTATACTAATTCTAAAACATTTTCAGCTTGTTTTATATGTCTTTCATTGTGGTAAATTAAAACGCGTAAAGTATCTCCTAATTTTAGCTTAATAAGTTTAGAAATTGATATTGCTGTTTTTGTTTTATCAAGGTTAACGTTTTTAGCTTTGTCAAGAAGTTCTAATACTTCATGTTGCTGTATAATGAACTTATCAATTGTAGAAATACTTAATTCGGAATTTATAGGATTCATAGATGCAAAAGTTTTCATTTTATTGAGTTTTTCTTTGTATGAAACCGATTTACTGAAATACCTTCCGAACCAATTGCTCTTAAATATTTCAGAAGGAATACTTTTTGAATTTCGAATTTTTTGGGAGATCTCTGGAAGATAAAAGTCACTATATCTGTTTAAATGTTCTACACATTCTAAAATACTCCAGCTTTCAGTGTTTTCTTTCCAATTAAGTTGTTCAGTAGTATAATTTTTAAATAATTCAGCAGCGTCAATGTTTTTTTGTGTTAATTCAATCAGTTCATTTAGTAAAGTTTCAGATTTTAATGACATAGGTATTTGTTTTTTGCAAATGTCAGAAGTAAAATGGACAAAAAAATTGATTGAAATTAAGATTTTTTTATTCTTGACAGAGTTTCTGGTGTCATTCGCAAATAGGAAGCGATGTATTTATTTGGTATTTCTTGAAATACTTGTGGACTTCTTTTTAATACTCTTTGGTATCTAATAGTAGGGGAAGAGGTAAGCAAGTCTCTTTCTCTCTCCATTTGTTGTAAGACAAGACCTTCGAGTATTTGAACCCAAAATGTTTGAAGTTTTTCTGATGATGAAATAAACGATTTAAATGTTTTACTATCAATAACTTTTAAACATGTGCTTTTTAAAGCTTGAATATAAAAATCAGAAGGTTTTTCTGTTAAAAATGAATCAAGAGCTGTGATTAAATTATTCTTATAACCAAACCTTATCGTATGTTCCTCATCTACATCAACAACAAATATTCGTAAACTACCAGTAACAACTAAATAAATATTCGTGTCAATACTTCCTTTAACTTTCAAAAATTCATTTCTTTCTAAATGAACTTCATCACACCAAAGGTCTTCTTGATTTAATTTCTCAATTAAAAAATTGATTGGATTCATATTTTGAAATAACCGAAAAAGTAAATTTTATGATGTACTTAATCATGAATTATTCAAAGATATTATTAAAATTAGGAATTTCAGCAGGTTCATTTTGTCAATCATCTTTTACAAACTAATGCATTTTTTTCATTTCATCTGAAGTCGTTTTTCCTTCTACTTTGTTGATTTGAATGTGTAATTTCGTAGCGGGATTGAATTTGTTTAAGGCAGTTTTTAATGCTTTTTTCGCTGACGAATTCCAATGTTTATAACCGGCTTCTATACTTCCTTGAGATTTTAGAAGGAATGGTTACAGGTTTCAGTATAATAGTATGTTTTTACGAGCTACATGAGATTTCTAACTCTATAAAACACATAGTAATTATACCGTTTAAAACATTTAAATATTTGAAAAGAATACATGTCATAAATTTGTAAATATTTAATTGGATGATAATTCAATATATCATTTTAGGAGCATAACCAACTGCTTTAAAAATATTTATTTCGCTATTTTTTGAGCTGAAGAAGGCAAATTATTATTACATGTAGCT contains:
- a CDS encoding PadR family transcriptional regulator translates to MGNQKLYKGSLQTIILKLLAENDKMYGYEITQKVKELTKGELHITEGALYPALHKLEAEGLLDVEVAKVGNRLRKYYKLTETGTKETVNRLAQMQEFLNTMQHLVNPKFSIE
- a CDS encoding ferredoxin--NADP reductase; this translates as MSQFHKLKIKEVIRETKAAVSLVFDIPAKLASEFSFVAGQYITLKAIIKGEEVRRAYSLCSAPKSNTVKVAVKAVENGTFSVYANEKLQAGDELEVSSPEGKFILQPESAKNYLGFTAGSGITPVLSMVKSVLESNDSATFTLVYGNKTIADTIFYAELNELKSKYDSRFNLSYVFSRENVENTVFGRIDKAHVNYFIKNIYKDIKFDSAYLCGPEEMINVASETLSVNGFDKDSILFELFTSSIDEEAANQVKDGQTQVDVLLDGETVSFTMPQDKDILSESLRNDVDAPYSCQGGVCSSCIAIVTEGKAVMVKNQILTDAELEEGYILTCQAHPTTPKITVDFDDV
- a CDS encoding LysE family translocator; this translates as MSLLDYKDAFLVGLFMSFMIGPVFFMLLKTSVLKGFRAAIAFDIGVILGDIVFISIAYYGSRNLLEKIKDDPRLFFIGGLILIVYGLITYLDKSNKKELDQSSIEVAKGNNYFKLFLNGFFLNFINIGVLAGWLGIMVVVGPSLNMNPTSIFWYFTLVIIGYFMTDVVKILLAKQLRSKLTPLVIYRVKRGMGVLLIAFGALMMLKGFVPKEKFDEIMDKVEITRSK
- a CDS encoding tetratricopeptide repeat protein — translated: MKKVFFLLVITLISIFGNSQNHQLEFDEYFKVQDTVNQLKTLKSWEKQNPKDAELYTSYFNYYFSKSREQVLALTNDQPNGESLVIQDSSNQNVGFIGDRIIYNQEILQKGIEKINQGIKLFPNRLDMRFGKIYAFGQVEDWDNFTDEIIETIEQSSKNNNHWTWTNNEKYGSDVKGFLLDIQNYQLQLYNTGKDELLLKMRAIANKVLSYHPNHIESLSNLSITYLLKDEYDKALEPLFKAEKINPKDYIVLGNIAQAYKLKGDKEKAILYYEKTAEFGDAYAKEYAKQEIDLLKNDRK
- a CDS encoding carboxypeptidase-like regulatory domain-containing protein, with translation MVFRSLVLIYFISLTVLSQTSINGIVTDLKLIPLQGATVVITKENEETILAYAITDNSGKYSINLSTTSGKLFIKASFIGYSKQSKIISDNKQIIDFALSESSEKLKEIVIKNKPIIQKGDTLSYSVSLFKDQKDQVIADVLKRMPGIEVLNDGKILYQGKPIQKYYIEGLDLLEGKYNLANENLPANVVSKVQILENHQPIKLLDSLVYSDKTSLNIKLKNNITLTGTSRIGFGTSPFLWDVNITPMLFTKKQQMISSYQTNNTGNDISTQIKNLTLEELFEKLEFDSDKKNWATINELSEPRFSKERWLNNNVHLLSNNYLIRLKKDVDLKINLSYLNDYQQQIGATQTTFFTPTETVNLTEKTTNKLYFNSLDSKFVLTKNTAKNYFKNTLDFKKYWDFQIGSTNLNSQSFTQKAEIPYTSFNNKLKVIAPFGKQIFTFNSTVNYSTSNQTFSFNQSQFENLLNADEPYDELNQVVKHSNFYTNNSLSFTKGFKNLTLITKGGFTIHNQELDSRILITDDTPNVLNTNELTFDKSVIFTELKTQYKINDWRIDLDIPLSFQSFNRLDNLLKSKENLRRLTFEPKLSVRKDINNYWRATASTKVKNSFGEINQLYYGYILNSYRNIRRFENPIQQNNTVKSLFGLSYRNPLKSLFFNGFYSYTNIYQNLILFNEIDTNGANNFSLLEQNNTKHKHSINVRGNKYFNKIKTTIGLGASSSIINENQILNSSLTDVKSKSLELNSKLETELFDWFSIENKNRIAITNIQFNNQQSFDHIINQEHFVNLNFYPTSSQFMVVDLEYYKNIFIGHTKENYFLNLTYGTSFKKGKIELESSLNNLLNTKRFISLFNNNFSYTTSSYELRPRQILIKLKFNF
- a CDS encoding GLPGLI family protein, encoding MFKNLFYLSLILLTIKINSQNQHIFTYKFVYNLTYQPNNKDVDTKLSEQMILFRNGERSLFISRNNFLNDSLVIEERKGNISLDPLEYPKTKFYYKILKDFSKDSITVYNEIFLDNFKYTESKKAIKWKITSHTTKINGLKCQKAVTYFSGRYYDAWFTNEIPISDGPYKFSGLPGLIVKISDSKKHYIFELVSQSKVNQPYPNLIPNKRLYITNKKTFFKKQKEFKDNIVTKISQSGFTLDKKHVKKVKERNKKRNNPIELGDAWYLDH